Proteins encoded in a region of the Atopobium sp. oral taxon 416 genome:
- a CDS encoding transposase: MEWHTLGEVYADLQAARGKGRFEGVRRIGIDKTSYKKGHKYLIVVVGHDRGCLIWAHEGYGKDVLGLFLDELT, from the coding sequence GTGGAGTGGCACACGCTCGGCGAGGTCTACGCCGACCTGCAGGCCGCGCGCGGCAAGGGGCGCTTCGAGGGTGTAAGGCGCATCGGGATCGATAAGACCTCCTACAAGAAGGGCCACAAGTACCTGATTGTCGTCGTCGGCCACGACCGGGGATGTCTGATATGGGCCCACGAGGGGTACGGCAAAGACGTGCTGGGCCTTTTCCTGGACGAGCTCACCTGA
- a CDS encoding transposase, which produces MLDAWLRAAAYCRIKPIVAVEKKVRRRRADVVAAVELGTGNGRVESINNKIKVTIKMGYGFRNADNLIGLLMLRCSDSKPQLPERSGKSARRRAA; this is translated from the coding sequence TTGCTCGACGCGTGGCTGCGCGCCGCCGCGTACTGCAGGATCAAGCCCATCGTCGCCGTCGAGAAGAAGGTGCGCAGGCGCAGGGCCGACGTGGTCGCGGCGGTTGAGCTCGGAACCGGCAACGGCCGCGTCGAGTCGATCAACAACAAGATCAAGGTGACAATCAAGATGGGCTATGGGTTTCGCAACGCGGACAACCTGATCGGGCTGCTCATGCTGAGGTGCTCGGACAGCAAGCCGCAGCTTCCGGAAAGGTCAGGGAAAAGCGCGAGAAGGAGGGCCGCCTAG
- a CDS encoding type II toxin-antitoxin system RelB/DinJ family antitoxin, which yields MASTVMVNIRMDPETKKGMEETCRDLGMSMTTAFVIYARKVAREHRIPFEVSVDPFYSDENQAHLRQAKADLDAGHSIVHELAADDGAE from the coding sequence ATGGCGTCTACAGTAATGGTAAATATCCGTATGGATCCAGAGACCAAAAAGGGTATGGAAGAGACTTGCCGTGATCTGGGCATGAGCATGACCACAGCGTTCGTGATCTATGCGAGAAAGGTGGCACGTGAGCACCGCATCCCTTTTGAGGTATCGGTAGATCCCTTCTACTCGGATGAGAACCAGGCACACCTTCGCCAGGCAAAGGCAGACCTCGATGCAGGCCACAGCATCGTCCATGAACTGGCAGCAGACGATGGCGCTGAATAA
- a CDS encoding Txe/YoeB family addiction module toxin, with the protein MNWQQTMALNKVWAPEAWDDYIWWQTQDKKTLRRINALVKDIERNGVSSGTGKPEQLRGDLSGFWSRRIDSQNRLVYRVVGANLEIAQCRSHYGDR; encoded by the coding sequence ATGAACTGGCAGCAGACGATGGCGCTGAATAAAGTCTGGGCCCCAGAAGCCTGGGATGACTACATATGGTGGCAGACGCAGGACAAGAAGACGCTCAGGCGGATAAACGCTCTCGTGAAGGATATCGAACGCAATGGCGTGTCCTCGGGCACAGGAAAGCCTGAACAGCTACGAGGCGATCTTTCTGGGTTCTGGTCAAGACGCATCGACTCACAAAACCGCCTGGTCTATCGCGTCGTCGGCGCTAATCTTGAGATTGCCCAGTGCCGTTCGCACTACGGAGATCGCTAA
- a CDS encoding 2-oxoacid:acceptor oxidoreductase family protein: MLAGNILAMTAAEADLDVKISEIHGMSQRGGSVSTVIRMGSHVDSMVADPGYADAIVDFEAIEVLRAQQYLKEGGTVIVNDETIVLVSVAIGAFKMLDDVLAPSHV, translated from the coding sequence ATCCTGGCTGGAAACATATTGGCCATGACAGCAGCAGAGGCTGACCTCGACGTGAAGATCTCCGAGATTCATGGCATGAGCCAGAGAGGCGGCTCCGTCTCCACGGTCATCCGCATGGGAAGCCATGTAGACTCGATGGTCGCAGATCCGGGTTACGCTGACGCAATAGTTGACTTCGAGGCAATAGAGGTACTTCGTGCCCAGCAGTACTTGAAAGAGGGCGGCACCGTGATCGTGAACGACGAGACAATTGTGCTGGTCTCTGTGGCCATCGGCGCGTTCAAGATGCTGGACGATGTGCTGGCGCCATCGCACGTGTAG
- a CDS encoding 4Fe-4S binding protein, with amino-acid sequence MDCLVLGRAEDGPAVIDPNQCIGCGQCIQSCPFGCIKEGE; translated from the coding sequence ATAGACTGCCTGGTACTCGGCAGGGCTGAGGACGGCCCTGCCGTCATCGATCCGAATCAGTGCATCGGCTGCGGCCAGTGCATCCAGTCCTGCCCCTTCGGCTGCATCAAGGAAGGAGAGTAG
- a CDS encoding class I adenylate-forming enzyme family protein: MGGKDVLLCGISSESTPSSESCAIVWLLVPWAQDILTATEKWTVTLSDYHLDQWHPMHIGAQPVPKNLIKRWKEVFLSHQYDTNYGLSESTGSRCVHLGLGNIDHVGAIGMPGYRWADKIVDESGCKVEQGAVGELCVKGLGLMECYYKDPVATAEVLQDEWLHTGGHGSSGRGRVLLACGPQEGCHHHGRKEPLSGPDRGLHVRRSGYPGCGRDRTIR, translated from the coding sequence GTGGGCGGCAAGGACGTGCTCCTTTGCGGCATATCGTCGGAGTCGACCCCCTCTTCCGAGAGTTGTGCGATTGTGTGGCTCCTCGTGCCCTGGGCACAGGACATACTTACTGCCACCGAGAAGTGGACGGTCACGCTCTCTGATTACCACCTCGATCAGTGGCACCCCATGCATATCGGCGCCCAGCCGGTGCCGAAGAACCTCATCAAGCGCTGGAAAGAGGTCTTCTTGAGCCACCAGTACGACACGAACTATGGCCTCTCAGAATCGACGGGTTCAAGATGTGTGCATCTGGGGCTCGGGAACATCGACCATGTGGGTGCTATCGGCATGCCCGGCTACCGCTGGGCGGACAAGATCGTGGACGAGAGCGGCTGCAAGGTAGAGCAGGGCGCTGTCGGCGAGCTCTGTGTCAAGGGTCTGGGCCTCATGGAGTGCTACTACAAGGACCCTGTCGCTACGGCGGAGGTGCTCCAGGATGAATGGCTCCATACCGGAGGACATGGCTCGTCAGGACGAGGACGGGTTCTACTGGCTTGTGGACCGCAAGAAGGATGCCATCATCACGGACGGAAAGAACCTCTATCTGGTCCAGATCGAGGACTTCATGTCAGGAGATCCGGATATCCAGGATGTGGCCGTGATAGGACTATCCGATAA
- a CDS encoding AMP-binding protein gives MSDEKSNRLANLLLSCGVHKDDRVALLLYNRIEWLPLYFGILETGATAVPLNFHCASDEIEYCFEKSDATILVFGPEFMGRAEAIVPKIKKGRFLFYVGDDCPTWAENYWELAALCTSTNPLIPLSEDEDATIYYSSGMAGFPKAILHHHRSLTQVAATETVRHKTVHEDVFLFTMPVP, from the coding sequence GTGTCCGACGAGAAGTCGAACCGCCTCGCGAATCTCCTGCTCTCCTGTGGCGTCCACAAAGACGACAGAGTGGCCCTTCTGCTCTATAACCGCATCGAGTGGCTGCCGCTCTACTTTGGAATCCTCGAGACCGGCGCCACGGCCGTGCCGCTCAATTTCCACTGTGCCTCAGACGAGATCGAGTACTGCTTCGAAAAGTCGGATGCGACGATCCTTGTCTTCGGTCCCGAGTTCATGGGCAGGGCTGAGGCCATTGTGCCCAAGATCAAGAAGGGACGCTTTCTCTTCTATGTGGGAGACGACTGCCCGACCTGGGCAGAGAACTACTGGGAGCTTGCGGCGCTCTGTACCTCTACGAACCCCTTGATCCCGCTCTCGGAGGATGAGGATGCCACCATCTACTACTCCTCTGGCATGGCCGGCTTCCCGAAGGCGATCCTTCACCATCACCGCTCGCTCACGCAGGTAGCAGCGACGGAAACAGTGCGCCATAAGACCGTGCATGAGGACGTGTTCCTGTTTACCATGCCGGTGCCATGA
- a CDS encoding class I SAM-dependent rRNA methyltransferase: MKQARPYPKAYITRKAARMLSQGYLWVFEGEVKSLEPATDGRAVKNGDIVDLFEENGTWQGAGLLSEESKIRVRVLSRNANDHFDEDFWRRRILWAWEHRKAVMGSRSLPGVEPDTNCCRILFSEADGVPGLIVDRYEDVLVAQVGTYGMEMRKGMLFPLILDVVRSDGQKIRGIYERADSPARRLEGLSLHKGWWPEPGQPAPESTRVIAQENGLLFDLDIENSQKTGFFLDQKYNRRAVRELAQGRRVLDCFSHVGPFGLNAAAGGAEFVRCIDISDTAISLARENAKLNHLEDKMDFTCANVMEYLPELVKSKARLKEEGGPFDLIILDPPAFTKSRSAVAHAKKGYREINEWAMRLLPRGGYLATCSCSRFMTTRLLEEAVAEAARNANVQLKQIELRQQAPDHPILWGMPDTHYLDFLTLQVV, translated from the coding sequence ATGAAACAGGCACGACCCTATCCAAAGGCATATATCACGAGAAAGGCCGCACGCATGCTCTCCCAGGGCTATCTCTGGGTCTTCGAGGGAGAGGTCAAATCTCTCGAGCCCGCAACTGACGGGCGTGCAGTTAAAAATGGCGATATCGTCGACCTCTTCGAGGAGAACGGTACCTGGCAAGGGGCTGGCCTTCTTTCCGAAGAGTCCAAGATCCGCGTACGCGTACTTTCGAGGAACGCGAACGACCACTTCGACGAGGACTTCTGGAGGCGGCGCATCCTCTGGGCCTGGGAACACAGGAAAGCTGTCATGGGGAGCAGGTCCTTGCCAGGCGTCGAGCCTGACACAAACTGCTGCCGCATCCTCTTTAGCGAGGCTGACGGAGTCCCAGGCCTCATCGTCGACCGCTACGAGGATGTGCTCGTGGCACAGGTGGGGACGTATGGCATGGAGATGAGGAAGGGGATGCTCTTCCCCCTCATCCTCGATGTAGTACGTTCTGATGGTCAGAAGATCCGCGGCATCTACGAGCGTGCAGATTCTCCTGCAAGGAGGCTCGAGGGGCTCAGCCTCCACAAGGGCTGGTGGCCAGAGCCGGGACAGCCTGCCCCCGAGAGCACACGGGTCATAGCACAGGAGAACGGCCTTCTCTTCGACCTCGATATAGAGAACAGCCAGAAGACCGGCTTCTTCCTCGACCAAAAGTACAACCGCAGGGCTGTGAGGGAGCTCGCACAGGGCAGGCGTGTCCTCGACTGCTTCAGCCATGTAGGCCCCTTCGGGCTCAATGCTGCAGCAGGAGGAGCAGAGTTCGTACGCTGCATCGATATCTCCGACACTGCCATCTCGCTTGCCCGCGAGAATGCAAAGCTCAACCACCTCGAGGATAAAATGGACTTCACCTGCGCGAACGTCATGGAGTACCTGCCCGAGCTTGTGAAGAGCAAGGCGCGCCTCAAGGAGGAGGGAGGTCCCTTCGACCTCATCATCCTTGATCCTCCTGCCTTCACGAAGAGCCGCTCTGCCGTGGCACACGCAAAGAAGGGCTACCGCGAGATCAACGAGTGGGCCATGCGCCTCCTTCCCCGCGGAGGATACCTTGCCACCTGCTCATGCTCGAGGTTCATGACAACAAGGCTCTTGGAAGAGGCAGTTGCTGAAGCAGCGCGCAATGCGAATGTGCAGCTCAAGCAGATCGAGCTCAGACAGCAGGCTCCGGACCATCCGATTCTCTGGGGGATGCCGGACACCCACTATCTGGACTTCCTGACGTTACAGGTCGTGTAG
- a CDS encoding nucleoside deaminase has protein sequence MREADKRFRGRLCCRGGFRQGVTVVCDGEAVASVHNRCELDHDPSVHAEFCAMVEAVGKLGCWYLSDCVVYVTLESCLMCAGLMVNSRIDRCVYGVSDPKAGLRERSLM, from the coding sequence GTGCGCGAGGCTGACAAGCGCTTCAGGGGCCGGCTGTGCTGCCGGGGGGGGTTCCGGCAGGGTGTCACCGTCGTCTGCGATGGAGAAGCTGTAGCTTCCGTACATAACCGCTGTGAGCTTGACCATGATCCCTCTGTCCATGCGGAGTTCTGTGCGATGGTAGAAGCGGTTGGAAAGCTCGGGTGCTGGTACCTTTCGGACTGCGTGGTCTATGTGACGCTTGAGTCCTGCCTCATGTGTGCAGGGCTTATGGTGAACTCTCGCATCGATCGCTGCGTCTATGGGGTATCGGACCCCAAAGCGGGGCTCCGGGAACGCTCTTTGATGTGA
- a CDS encoding transposase: protein MRAVFRAKDAHKAQGLLDAWLKATAYCRIAPVVAVEKKVRRRRADVIAAVNLGTGNGRVESINNKIKVTIASGYGFCNADNL from the coding sequence TTGAGAGCTGTCTTCCGCGCAAAGGATGCGCATAAGGCACAAGGGCTGCTCGATGCCTGGCTGAAGGCCACCGCATACTGCAGGATCGCGCCCGTCGTCGCAGTCGAGAAGAAGGTGAGGCGCAGGCGTGCCGACGTGATAGCCGCCGTGAATCTCGGAACCGGCAACGGGCGCGTCGAGAGCATCAACAACAAGATCAAGGTCACCATAGCCAGCGGATATGGATTCTGCAACGCCGACAACCTCTGA
- a CDS encoding LysR family transcriptional regulator gives MAAHLYVVQSSLSKAVVELEAEMGTAIFERSQRSVTLTEEGTRFLSYGRQVVELVVLLERQYQPGAKPLCRVFAVSAQRYAFVVNTFVVLVKEY, from the coding sequence GTGGCGGCCCATCTCTATGTGGTGCAGTCTTCACTTTCTAAGGCAGTGGTTGAGCTGGAAGCAGAGATGGGTACTGCGATCTTTGAACGCTCCCAGCGCAGCGTCACCCTGACTGAAGAGGGGACTCGGTTTCTCTCCTATGGCCGGCAGGTGGTGGAGCTCGTGGTCCTGTTGGAGAGACAGTACCAGCCTGGGGCAAAGCCGCTGTGTCGGGTCTTTGCAGTGTCTGCACAGCGCTACGCCTTTGTCGTGAATACCTTTGTAGTTCTGGTCAAAGAGTACTGA
- a CDS encoding pyridoxal phosphate-dependent aminotransferase translates to MPLSLNHSLSALEPSEIRVFNRMAAQTPGCIALTLGEPGETTPEPIRAEVTCSLQEGKTHYPPNNGTQELKEAISKYMADEGIGYDPDQIIVTSGATEACFAALMTIVNPGDEVIVPVPNFLLYGAITTIARGKFVSLDTTPDHFQIDKERLEATITPRTKAFVLASPTNPTGCILSKESLAAIAEAAGAHDFYVLVDSVYEKLVYTDEYMSFAAAYPQLKDRTIVVNSFSKPYAMTGWRLGWLAAPKELMGPLSMVHMYTISSVVSFTQDAAVKALASDVEPFRQSYQKRRDIVIKALKEMGLEVTVPEGAFYAFPSIKGLCDEEGRQLSAREFCMRSIKEVGVALVPGNCFGAEGFVRLSYATDEDTLREGLKRLATFVKKLRC, encoded by the coding sequence ATGCCACTCAGCCTCAATCACAGTCTTTCGGCGCTTGAACCCTCTGAGATCCGGGTGTTCAACAGGATGGCGGCACAGACGCCAGGGTGTATCGCATTGACCTTGGGAGAGCCGGGTGAAACGACCCCTGAGCCGATTCGAGCTGAGGTCACATGCTCTTTGCAGGAGGGAAAGACCCACTACCCACCCAACAATGGGACGCAGGAGCTCAAAGAAGCGATCAGCAAGTATATGGCAGATGAGGGAATTGGTTATGACCCGGATCAGATCATTGTGACTTCAGGCGCTACTGAAGCCTGTTTTGCGGCACTCATGACGATCGTAAATCCAGGGGATGAGGTGATCGTACCGGTCCCGAACTTCTTACTCTACGGTGCCATCACCACGATCGCCCGGGGAAAGTTCGTATCCCTCGATACCACTCCGGACCATTTCCAGATCGATAAAGAGAGATTGGAGGCAACGATCACCCCGCGCACTAAGGCGTTTGTCTTAGCGTCGCCGACCAATCCGACGGGCTGTATCCTGAGTAAGGAGAGCCTCGCCGCGATTGCAGAGGCTGCCGGAGCGCATGACTTCTACGTGTTGGTGGATAGCGTGTATGAGAAGCTGGTCTACACCGATGAGTATATGAGCTTCGCAGCAGCCTACCCTCAGCTCAAAGACCGCACGATTGTGGTGAACAGCTTCTCCAAACCCTATGCGATGACCGGATGGAGGCTGGGATGGCTTGCGGCGCCTAAGGAGCTGATGGGTCCACTCTCGATGGTCCACATGTACACAATCTCTTCAGTGGTCTCTTTCACGCAGGATGCCGCCGTGAAAGCGTTAGCCAGCGATGTGGAGCCGTTCCGGCAGAGCTATCAGAAGCGTCGGGATATTGTGATCAAGGCCCTCAAAGAGATGGGGCTTGAGGTCACCGTTCCAGAAGGGGCTTTCTATGCCTTTCCCTCAATCAAAGGTTTGTGCGACGAAGAAGGTAGGCAGCTGAGTGCCCGGGAGTTCTGCATGCGGAGCATAAAAGAAGTCGGAGTTGCCCTCGTCCCCGGAAACTGCTTCGGGGCAGAAGGCTTCGTCCGGCTGAGTTACGCGACTGATGAGGATACCTTACGTGAAGGTCTCAAGCGTCTTGCCACTTTTGTGAAAAAGCTGCGTTGCTAA
- a CDS encoding amidohydrolase — protein MAEPTVADLRRWRRDLHQIPETDFDLPETIAYVEHELAEVIDTLHDNGQKAQILKPCKSALCLFVDRGSEHATALRSDMDALPVTEKTDLPFASKHTGRMHACGHDGHMAMLIGLAHHVAEHADELPRSVLLVFEPAEETTGGAKNIVQSKIFDDLHVDRIFGFHLWPDLPKGMLASRPGALLAASHETTVTFIGKASHIAKSEQGCDALASAAMFYNDCAAYLNRCATQEPCLLKFGHMQAGEVRNQIAGRAVLEGSLRTFSNEMDGRIRQQVPAIAENVAQIQGCTQETYFNEGYPPVLNDPALFKQTKTALGDELHTIDKPLLISDDFAWYQKVLPGVFLLLGTGTHIPLHSSTFNFDEEILLVGLHTYEKLIRIP, from the coding sequence ATGGCAGAACCAACTGTAGCAGACCTGCGCCGCTGGCGGCGCGACCTGCATCAAATACCCGAGACCGACTTCGATCTCCCTGAGACGATCGCCTATGTGGAACATGAGCTCGCTGAGGTCATCGACACCCTCCACGACAACGGACAAAAAGCTCAGATCTTAAAACCCTGTAAATCGGCACTGTGCCTCTTTGTCGACCGAGGCTCAGAACATGCCACAGCCCTGCGCTCCGATATGGACGCGCTCCCGGTAACCGAGAAGACCGACCTCCCCTTTGCCTCAAAACACACAGGACGCATGCACGCCTGTGGCCACGACGGGCACATGGCGATGCTCATCGGGTTGGCGCACCACGTGGCGGAGCACGCCGATGAACTCCCCCGCTCAGTGCTCCTCGTCTTTGAGCCTGCGGAGGAGACCACCGGCGGCGCAAAGAACATCGTGCAGTCCAAGATCTTCGACGATCTGCATGTCGACCGGATCTTCGGGTTTCACCTGTGGCCCGATCTCCCTAAGGGAATGCTCGCCTCACGCCCGGGAGCGCTCTTAGCAGCCTCCCACGAAACTACGGTCACCTTCATAGGAAAAGCCTCCCATATCGCAAAGTCAGAGCAGGGCTGTGACGCCCTGGCGAGCGCTGCCATGTTCTACAACGACTGCGCAGCCTACCTCAATCGATGCGCCACACAGGAACCCTGCCTGCTCAAGTTTGGCCACATGCAGGCCGGAGAAGTGAGAAACCAGATCGCCGGACGGGCTGTACTCGAAGGCAGCCTACGGACCTTCTCAAACGAGATGGATGGGCGGATCAGACAGCAGGTCCCTGCTATCGCGGAGAATGTCGCACAGATTCAGGGGTGCACTCAGGAGACCTACTTCAACGAGGGGTATCCCCCAGTCCTCAATGATCCTGCCCTCTTTAAGCAGACCAAGACGGCGCTCGGCGACGAGCTGCATACCATCGACAAGCCACTTTTGATCTCCGACGACTTCGCCTGGTATCAGAAGGTGCTCCCGGGCGTCTTCCTGCTCCTGGGGACGGGCACCCACATCCCGCTACATTCATCGACCTTCAACTTCGATGAGGAGATCCTGCTCGTCGGTTTGCATACCTACGAGAAACTGATCCGCATTCCTTAG
- a CDS encoding diaminopimelate decarboxylase, translated as MTAIRRPFCTKEQLETIAKKYPTPFYLYDEKGIRDTALKVKAAFSWNKGFKEYFAVKATPNPIILAIMREYGFGFDCSSEAELMLMEAMGVPGEDIMFSSNDTAAADFAYAHRLYAQINLDDITHIKTLESVIDKLPDFISLRFNPGGAFKFANGIFGSPQDAKFGFTEDQVIEAVRYLQSKGVKRFGLHALLASATLSDDYYPTVAKFLCRLAVRLKQELSADVTLINLSGGVGIPYKPTDPANNIEVIGEKVHQVFDEILKPAGMQDVALATEMGRFMLGPYGALVTRVINLKHTYDDYVGVDACAADLMRPMLYGAYHYITVIGKEDEPKNHTYSVTGGLCENSDRFATHRPLPEVETGDLLFIHDCGAHGHAMGYNYNGKLRSAEILLREDGSTMLMRRRETPMDYFVTLDCLPIYRTLQAIYDRKLERGEH; from the coding sequence ATGACAGCCATCAGACGGCCATTTTGCACGAAAGAGCAGCTGGAGACGATCGCGAAGAAGTATCCGACACCCTTTTATCTCTACGACGAGAAGGGGATCAGGGATACTGCGCTCAAAGTCAAAGCCGCATTCTCCTGGAACAAAGGATTCAAAGAGTATTTTGCCGTGAAGGCGACCCCGAATCCCATAATCCTCGCGATCATGCGCGAATACGGCTTTGGGTTTGACTGCTCCAGTGAAGCGGAGCTCATGCTGATGGAAGCGATGGGTGTCCCCGGCGAGGATATCATGTTCAGTTCCAACGATACCGCTGCCGCAGACTTTGCCTATGCGCATCGGCTGTACGCCCAGATCAATCTCGACGATATCACCCATATCAAGACTTTGGAGTCGGTGATCGACAAGCTTCCGGACTTCATCAGTCTGCGCTTCAACCCGGGTGGGGCCTTCAAATTCGCCAATGGGATCTTCGGAAGTCCCCAGGATGCAAAATTCGGTTTCACCGAGGATCAGGTTATCGAGGCAGTCCGCTACTTGCAGAGCAAGGGGGTCAAGCGCTTTGGACTCCATGCGCTACTTGCCTCGGCAACGCTCAGCGATGACTACTATCCGACGGTAGCGAAGTTCCTGTGCCGGCTGGCGGTGAGACTCAAACAGGAGCTCAGCGCCGACGTGACCCTGATCAACCTCTCCGGAGGCGTGGGTATTCCCTATAAGCCTACTGATCCCGCCAACAACATCGAGGTGATCGGCGAGAAAGTACATCAGGTCTTCGATGAGATCTTGAAGCCTGCTGGGATGCAGGATGTTGCGCTCGCGACCGAGATGGGCCGCTTCATGTTAGGGCCTTACGGCGCACTCGTGACCCGCGTTATCAACCTGAAGCACACCTACGACGACTATGTGGGCGTCGATGCCTGTGCGGCAGACCTGATGCGCCCGATGCTCTACGGCGCCTACCACTACATTACGGTGATAGGAAAAGAGGATGAACCTAAAAACCACACCTACTCGGTGACGGGTGGGCTCTGCGAAAACTCAGATAGGTTTGCGACGCATCGACCACTGCCTGAGGTTGAGACCGGTGATCTTCTTTTCATTCACGACTGCGGCGCCCACGGGCATGCGATGGGCTATAACTACAACGGTAAGCTGCGTTCGGCGGAGATCCTTCTGCGGGAAGACGGCAGCACGATGCTCATGCGTCGGCGTGAGACACCGATGGACTACTTTGTAACGCTTGACTGCCTGCCGATCTACAGGACACTACAGGCGATCTACGACAGAAAACTCGAAAGGGGAGAACACTGA
- the dapD gene encoding 2,3,4,5-tetrahydropyridine-2,6-dicarboxylate N-acetyltransferase, with the protein MREEMDAQHIIDYIATAPKKTPVKLFLNLKEGSKIDWGDAHVFGDGPSHIVFGDWSELQPILAAHEDEIQDLEIENDRRNSGVTLLDLKNINARIEPGAIIREKVSIGDNAVIMMGAVINIGAVIGEGTMIDMGAVLGGRAIVGKHCHIGAGTVLAGVVEPASAKPVTIDDDVMIGANAVVIEGVHVGKGAVVAAGAVVISDVPENAVVAGCPAKVVKMRDAETESKTALIDALRNL; encoded by the coding sequence ATGCGTGAAGAAATGGATGCTCAGCACATTATCGACTACATCGCGACGGCTCCGAAGAAGACTCCGGTGAAACTCTTTTTGAATCTGAAGGAAGGCTCCAAGATCGACTGGGGAGATGCCCATGTCTTCGGCGACGGGCCTTCGCACATCGTCTTCGGGGATTGGTCTGAGCTGCAGCCGATCCTGGCGGCGCACGAGGATGAGATCCAAGACCTCGAGATCGAGAATGACCGCCGGAACTCCGGTGTCACGCTGCTTGACCTGAAGAACATCAATGCCCGTATTGAACCGGGCGCTATTATCCGCGAGAAGGTCTCCATTGGAGACAACGCGGTCATTATGATGGGTGCCGTGATCAACATCGGCGCCGTGATCGGTGAGGGCACGATGATCGATATGGGTGCCGTCCTCGGCGGCCGCGCGATCGTAGGCAAACACTGCCACATCGGGGCGGGCACCGTCCTCGCAGGTGTCGTGGAGCCCGCAAGCGCTAAGCCGGTCACGATCGACGACGATGTGATGATCGGCGCTAACGCGGTCGTGATCGAAGGCGTCCACGTGGGCAAAGGCGCGGTCGTGGCTGCCGGCGCCGTCGTAATCTCCGATGTGCCGGAGAATGCTGTCGTAGCCGGATGCCCTGCAAAGGTTGTCAAGATGAGGGATGCCGAAACCGAGAGCAAGACGGCTCTGATTGACGCCCTGCGCAATCTGTAA
- the fba gene encoding class II fructose-1,6-bisphosphate aldolase, producing MLVNATHMLQSAEKGHYGLGAFNTNNLEWAQAILTAAEEEQSPLIVQCSMGAAKYQGGYNVVYNIVNTLVKNMNITVPVALHLDHGNYEACFEAMDAGFTSIMYDGSHEKSFDINVEHTKELVGIAHKKGISVEAEVGGIGGTEDGVTGMGEIADPKECKTIADLGVDFLACGIGNIHGLYPKNWKGLQFDVLGNIKKEVGDLPLVLHGGTGIPVDQVKRAISLGISKINVNTDLQVVFSAATKKYYEEKKDELEKGYDPRKVLKPGKEAIVVRTKELMEEFGSVGKGWE from the coding sequence ATGCTCGTTAATGCAACACACATGCTTCAGTCAGCTGAGAAGGGCCACTATGGTCTGGGTGCATTCAACACCAACAACCTTGAGTGGGCTCAGGCAATCCTTACGGCAGCTGAAGAGGAGCAGTCACCGTTGATTGTTCAGTGCTCCATGGGCGCTGCAAAGTATCAGGGTGGCTACAACGTCGTTTACAACATTGTCAATACCCTCGTTAAGAACATGAACATCACGGTACCGGTAGCCCTACACCTCGACCACGGCAACTATGAGGCATGCTTCGAGGCTATGGACGCAGGCTTCACCTCGATCATGTATGATGGCTCTCACGAGAAGAGCTTCGACATCAACGTCGAGCACACCAAGGAGCTCGTCGGCATCGCTCATAAGAAGGGCATTTCCGTAGAGGCTGAGGTCGGCGGTATCGGCGGCACCGAGGACGGCGTCACCGGCATGGGTGAGATCGCAGACCCGAAAGAGTGCAAGACCATCGCTGATCTCGGCGTTGACTTTCTCGCCTGTGGCATCGGTAATATCCACGGCCTGTATCCGAAGAACTGGAAGGGCCTGCAGTTTGATGTCCTCGGCAACATCAAGAAGGAAGTTGGAGACCTCCCGCTTGTCCTTCATGGCGGCACCGGCATTCCTGTTGACCAGGTCAAGAGGGCAATTTCCCTTGGTATCTCCAAGATCAACGTCAACACCGACCTGCAGGTTGTCTTCTCCGCAGCAACCAAGAAGTACTATGAGGAGAAGAAGGACGAGCTCGAGAAGGGCTACGATCCTCGTAAGGTCTTAAAGCCGGGAAAAGAGGCTATCGTTGTCCGCACCAAGGAGCTTATGGAAGAGTTCGGCTCCGTCGGCAAAGGCTGGGAGTAG